The following proteins come from a genomic window of Calditrichota bacterium:
- a CDS encoding RNA-binding protein, which yields MRIYVGNLPKDADERDLLDMFEEYGKVDNVKIIRDRYSKSSKGYGFLEMPDEQAAMKAIEDWDQGSIDDQVIRVDIAKASLKPHHLSKFKANA from the coding sequence TCTGCCCAAAGATGCTGACGAACGGGATCTCCTCGATATGTTTGAGGAGTACGGAAAAGTGGATAATGTCAAAATCATCCGAGATCGGTATTCCAAAAGTTCAAAAGGCTACGGATTTTTGGAAATGCCGGACGAACAAGCCGCAATGAAAGCTATAGAGGATTGGGACCAGGGCTCAATTGACGATCAGGTCATTCGAGTCGATATTGCCAAAGCCTCACTAAAGCCACATCATCTCAGCAAATTTAAAGCAAATGCCTGA